One region of Triticum aestivum cultivar Chinese Spring chromosome 6B, IWGSC CS RefSeq v2.1, whole genome shotgun sequence genomic DNA includes:
- the LOC123139837 gene encoding probable serine/threonine-protein kinase PBL7 codes for MPRLFSWAGHRLPSLPCVPCTGDAAGPSSPSSQAAETSMSLRRRGDGSGSVAGRAARKFTLEQLSAATDGFSASNLLGQGGFGRVYRCHLRLDGDDDDAGGAMTAVAVKQLCRGGAQGSHEFVVECAMLMTLRHPNLVSLVGYCAQAQERLLVYELLPRGSLDAHLFLPLSGDGDRPALEWDTRVKIAHGAARALRYLHEAVSPPVIYRDLKPSNILLADDFSAKLSDLGLARMGPSGDDTHVSTRVMGTLGYCAPDYALTGRLTVKSDVYSFGVVLLELITGRRAFDADADAGDERRLLDWARPYLADVRKMYGRLADPALRGRFPRRALYQLAVVASLCLHDRPNLRPTMSDVTRAIDHVASQPWQAAPAGAGADAAHHRAKSCQI; via the coding sequence ATGCCGCGCCTCTTCTCCTGGGCCGGCCATCGCCTACCGAGCCTCCCCTGCGTCCCCTGCACCGGCGATGCGGCCGGCCCGTCCAGCCCCTCCAGCCAAGCCGCGGAGACCTCCATGAGCCTGCGCCgccgcggcgacggcagcggcaGCGTGGCCGGCCGCGCCGCGCGCAAGTTCACGCTGGAGCAGCTCTCCGCGGCCACGGACGGCTTCTCCGCGTCCAACCTGCTGGGCCAGGGCGGCTTCGGCAGGGTGTACAGGTGCCACCTCCGCctggacggcgacgacgacgatgccGGCGGCGCAATGACGGCGGTGGCCGTGAAGCAGCTGTGCCGCGGCGGCGCGCAGGGGAGCCACGAGTTCGTGGTGGAGTGCGCGATGCTGATGACGCTGCGGCACCCCAACCTGGTGTCCCTGGTCGGCTACTGCGCGCAGGCCCAGGAGCGGCTGCTCGTCTACGAGCTCCTCCCCCGCGGCAGCCTCGACGCCCACCTCTTCCTCCCGCTCTCAGGCGATGGTGACCGGCCGGCGCTGGAGTGGGACACGCGGGTGAAGATCGCGCACGGCGCGGCGAGGGCGCTGCGGTACCTGCACGAGGCGGTGTCGCCGCCGGTGATCTACCGCGACCTGAAGCCGTCCAACATCCTCCTGGCGGACGACTTCAGCGCCAAGCTGTCCGACCTGGGGCTGGCCCGGATGGGGCCCTCCGGCGACGACACCCACGTGTCCACGCGCGTGATGGGCACCTTGGGCTACTGCGCGCCCGACTACGCGCTCACCGGCCGCCTCACCGTCAAGTCCGACGTCTACAGCTTCGGCGTGGTGCTCCTGGAGCTCATCACGGGCCGCAGGGCcttcgacgccgacgccgacgccggcgaCGAGAGGCGGCTCCTTGACTGGGCCAGGCCCTACCTCGCCGACGTGCGCAAGATGTACGGCCGGCTGGCCGACCCGGCGCTGCGCGGGCGATTCCCTCGGCGCGCGCTCTACCAGCTGGCCGTCGTCGCCTCGCTCTGCCTCCACGACAGGCCCAACCTCCGGCCCACCATGTCAGACGTCACCCGGGCCATCGACCACGTCGCCTCGCAGCCTTGGCAAGCcgcccccgccggcgccggcgccgatgCAGCCCATCATCGTGCCAAATCGTGCCAAATATGA
- the LOC123135287 gene encoding BTB/POZ and MATH domain-containing protein 2: protein MSSFAGVSVLADGELCPATASTVGTSAVCGYHLLLVHDYPRTKQEAPTGDSISSRPFMVGGHCWIINYYPNGEDSDCADFISLELSCLQDDANKKQQHVVEAKVVFSFIDQVEMQNPVYIAQAETYSFNGFSRARRKFMTRQALEQSSLHLKDDSFTIRCDIMVSSSCNPKDDDATKALLPHMCQHFEHLLQTEVGADVRFEVGGETMAAHRCVLAARSRVFMSQLFGPMKEGTTKAAVIRIKDMEASVFRALLNFIYTDTFPAMEDDDSMEEDETSQITEQGQEKETTLSEARMWLQWLQNLLVAADRYDVQRLKCICESELSEHICVSSVMSTLALAEKHHCHGLKEACFKFIQVQSPSCLQTLMASNGWDHVFDTYPSVLKELIAKLASNHRN, encoded by the coding sequence ATGTCGTCGTTCGCCGGCGTATCTGTCCTGGCCGACGGCGAGCTGTGCCCCGCCACCGCGTCGACCGTCGGCACCAGCGCGGTCTGCGGGTACCACCTGCTGCTGGTCCACGACTACCCGCGCACCAAGCAAGAGGCGCCCACCGGCGACAGCATCAGCTCCCGTCCTTTCATGGTGGGAGGCCATTGTTGGATCATCAACTACTACCCCAACGGTGAAGACTCGGACTGTGCCGACTTCATTTCTCTCGAGCTTTCCTGTCTCCAAGACGATGCCAACAAGAAGCAGCAGCATGTGGTGGAAGCCAAGGTCGTTTTCAGTTTCATAGACCAGGTTGAGATGCAGAATCCAGTCTACATTGCTCAAGCTGAAACATACAGCTTCAATGGGTTTTCTCGGGCCAGACGCAAGTTCATGACAAGACAAGCCCTTGAACAATCATCACTGCATCTAAAGGACGATTCTTTCACCATCCGCTGCGACATCATGGTCTCCTCCTCCTGCAACCCCAAGGACGACGATGCCACCAAGGCGCTCCTGCCTCACATGTGCCAGCACTTTGAACATCTCCTTCAAACCGAGGTGGGCGCTGATGTGAGATTTGAGGTCGGCGGCGAGACGATGGCTGCACACCGGTGTGTGCTCGCAGCCCGATCCAGGGTCTTCATGTCACAACTCTTTGGCCCCATGAAGGAGGGCACCACTAAGGCCGCTGTCATACGGATCAAAGACATGGAAGCAAGCGTGTTCAGGGCCTTGCTTAACTTCATCTACACGGACACGTTCCCTGCTATGGAGGATGATGATAGCATGGAGGAGGACGAAACGTCACAAATTACGGAGCAAGGACAAGAAAAGGAGACCACATTATCAGAGGCACGCATGTGGCTGCAATGGCTGCAAAACTTGTTGGTAGCGGCTGACAGATATGATGTCCAACGCCTCAAGTGCATCTGTGAAAGTGAGTTGTCTGAGCACATATGTGTGAGCTCGGTCATGTCCACTCTTGCTCTAGCCGAGAAGCACCACTGCCATGGATTGAAAGAGGCGTGCTTCAAGTTTATCCAAGTCCAGTCCCCCTCATGCCTGCAAACATTAATGGCATCTAATGGCTGGGATCATGTCTTTGACACCTATCCCTCGGTTTTAAAGGAGCTCATTGCCAAGCTTGCTTCCAACCACCGGAACTAA